One genomic region from Fictibacillus marinisediminis encodes:
- a CDS encoding DNA alkylation repair protein: MDVQMVMQELESLGKERTKKIYESNGAREPLFGVATGAMKPMAKIIKKNQSLAEQLYVTGNYDAMYFAGIIADPKAMAEADFERWMDAAYFYMLSDYVVAVTLAETDIAQDVADKWIASGEELRMSAGWSCYCWLLGNRPDEEFSENKIANMLEIIENTIHHSPERTKYAMNNFIYTVGTSYLPLHDKAVETAKAVGPVEVKKDKKKSSFLLASERIQKQADKGQLGFKRKYVRC, from the coding sequence ATGGATGTACAAATGGTTATGCAGGAGCTTGAATCTCTCGGCAAAGAACGAACCAAGAAAATTTACGAATCCAATGGTGCTCGCGAGCCGCTTTTTGGTGTGGCTACAGGAGCTATGAAGCCAATGGCCAAGATAATAAAAAAAAATCAATCTTTGGCTGAGCAGCTTTACGTGACAGGGAACTACGACGCAATGTACTTTGCAGGCATAATTGCAGACCCAAAAGCAATGGCTGAGGCGGATTTTGAGCGTTGGATGGATGCGGCATATTTCTATATGCTGTCCGATTATGTGGTTGCAGTAACTTTAGCTGAAACAGATATTGCACAAGACGTTGCTGATAAATGGATTGCAAGCGGTGAAGAACTGAGAATGTCAGCTGGCTGGAGTTGCTACTGCTGGCTTTTGGGTAATCGACCGGACGAAGAATTTTCCGAAAATAAGATTGCCAATATGCTTGAAATTATCGAAAATACGATTCACCACTCTCCAGAACGAACTAAATACGCAATGAATAATTTTATATACACAGTGGGGACTTCATATCTGCCGCTCCATGATAAGGCGGTCGAGACCGCAAAGGCAGTGGGCCCAGTAGAAGTCAAAAAGGACAAGAAGAAAAGCAGTTTCCTACTCGCTTCCGAAAGGATTCAAAAGCAAGCAGATAAAGGGCAACTTGGGTTCAAACGCAAATATGTAAGATGTTAA
- a CDS encoding aldo/keto reductase has product MKKRAIGHNVPLVSEIGLGCMGMSWLYGNADRRESIATIHAALEEGITLFDTGDFYGDGHNELLLREAFQGIQRERAFISVKFDGKLHSQGKSHREGDNHPHTIKNFLEDTLMRLGVEYIDLYQPGTACLDPNVPIEETVGAIADMVKEGYVRCIGLSEVGVETIRRAHAVYPISWLQMEYSLFNRSVESNILPTLRELGISLSAYGVLSRGLLSGTWSKDRMLDLDDKRNNGPRFANENIEKNLALVEALREIAEEKQVTAAQLAIAWVLSRGEDVIPLIGARKRSQLQDSLGAVDLNLSSNDLLRIEGAVPPELVAGEYYPVPRKKWFF; this is encoded by the coding sequence ATGAAAAAGCGAGCAATTGGTCATAACGTTCCACTGGTTTCAGAGATTGGTCTCGGTTGTATGGGGATGTCATGGCTATATGGTAATGCTGACCGAAGGGAAAGCATTGCAACAATTCACGCGGCACTTGAGGAAGGCATTACACTCTTTGATACAGGTGATTTCTATGGCGATGGACACAATGAATTACTTCTACGTGAAGCCTTCCAAGGAATTCAACGAGAAAGAGCGTTCATTTCAGTAAAATTCGATGGTAAGCTACACTCACAAGGCAAGAGCCATCGGGAGGGTGATAACCACCCTCATACAATAAAGAATTTCCTTGAGGATACCCTAATGCGCCTAGGTGTTGAATACATTGATCTTTATCAACCAGGGACAGCCTGCCTCGATCCAAACGTACCAATTGAAGAAACGGTTGGTGCAATTGCAGATATGGTAAAGGAGGGATATGTGCGTTGCATTGGTCTTTCAGAAGTAGGAGTGGAAACAATTCGCCGTGCACACGCTGTATATCCAATTAGTTGGCTACAAATGGAATACTCACTATTTAATCGGAGTGTTGAATCAAATATTTTGCCGACTCTAAGGGAATTAGGTATTTCTCTTTCGGCTTATGGTGTTCTCTCAAGAGGTTTGTTGAGTGGTACATGGTCAAAAGACCGGATGTTAGATTTGGATGATAAACGGAATAATGGTCCTCGGTTTGCCAACGAAAATATTGAAAAGAATTTAGCCCTTGTAGAAGCATTGCGTGAAATAGCTGAAGAAAAGCAAGTAACCGCTGCGCAGCTTGCTATCGCATGGGTTCTATCTCGGGGTGAAGATGTTATCCCATTGATTGGGGCGAGAAAGCGATCACAACTTCAGGATTCACTGGGTGCTGTTGACCTGAACTTAAGTTCAAACGATCTTTTACGAATTGAAGGAGCAGTACCTCCAGAGCTTGTCGCCGGCGAATACTACCCTGTACCACGGAAAAAATGGTTCTTTTAA
- a CDS encoding DJ-1/PfpI family protein, whose translation MKKTAVLLYPQFSEYELSVALSILMQGEKPVITVGINNQPIIGESGLTCLPDTTIDDVNYDEIDSLLLTGCMDIFSLEGERKLIEFIKQIGSKVSVIASISSSPYLLAKAGILKGKKYTIGMTEENRETSGVFEKENYCEELVVQDGNLITARGRGFIRFGTLFGKALNLTFDDNWYKE comes from the coding sequence ATGAAAAAAACAGCAGTGTTACTATATCCTCAATTTAGTGAATATGAACTCAGTGTTGCATTATCAATTCTCATGCAAGGAGAGAAACCTGTAATTACTGTCGGAATAAATAACCAACCGATTATAGGGGAATCTGGATTAACTTGTTTGCCCGATACGACTATTGATGATGTTAATTACGATGAAATAGATAGTCTCTTATTAACAGGATGTATGGATATATTCTCTTTAGAGGGTGAAAGAAAGTTAATTGAGTTTATAAAACAAATAGGAAGTAAAGTATCTGTAATTGCGAGTATTTCTAGTTCCCCTTATCTTTTAGCAAAAGCAGGGATACTAAAAGGAAAAAAATATACTATTGGAATGACAGAGGAGAATCGGGAGACCTCGGGCGTTTTTGAAAAAGAAAATTATTGTGAAGAACTTGTAGTTCAAGATGGAAATCTAATTACTGCAAGAGGAAGAGGGTTCATTCGATTTGGAACTTTATTTGGAAAGGCACTAAATCTCACATTTGATGATAATTGGTACAAAGAATGA
- a CDS encoding aldo/keto reductase, producing MGGAFVAYPEGCFSGICRVEGSLKRLKVDTIDLYYQHRIDPNVPIEEVAGVVQDLIKEGKIKYWGLSEAGGKTIRRAHAVHPLTAIQSEYSMMWRSPEEELLPALEELGIGFVPFSPLGKGFLTGKINKDATFVSSDFRSIVPRFKPENIEANQVLVELIKKIAVGKEATPAQIALAWVLAQKPWIVPIPGTRKLERLEENLGAAEVELTSEELNDLNDALTKIEISGDRYPAEYANRVGK from the coding sequence TTGGGAGGGGCTTTCGTAGCCTACCCTGAAGGCTGCTTCAGTGGCATCTGTAGGGTTGAAGGCTCACTCAAACGCCTTAAAGTTGATACGATTGACCTTTACTATCAACATCGGATTGATCCAAATGTGCCAATTGAGGAAGTTGCCGGAGTTGTACAAGACCTAATCAAAGAAGGTAAAATTAAATATTGGGGACTTTCTGAAGCAGGGGGGAAAACCATTCGTCGTGCACACGCGGTTCATCCACTCACTGCCATTCAAAGTGAATACTCAATGATGTGGAGAAGTCCTGAAGAAGAACTTTTGCCTGCACTTGAAGAGCTGGGAATTGGCTTTGTTCCGTTCAGCCCATTGGGCAAGGGCTTCCTTACCGGAAAAATTAATAAGGATGCAACATTCGTTAGCTCCGATTTCCGCAGCATTGTTCCTCGGTTCAAACCTGAGAATATCGAAGCAAATCAGGTTTTGGTCGAACTGATAAAGAAGATTGCTGTAGGGAAAGAAGCAACGCCGGCTCAAATTGCTCTAGCATGGGTACTTGCCCAGAAGCCATGGATTGTTCCAATTCCTGGTACACGCAAATTGGAGCGCCTCGAAGAAAATCTTGGCGCAGCTGAGGTTGAACTGACCTCTGAGGAATTGAATGATTTGAACGATGCGCTCACTAAGATCGAGATTTCGGGAGATCGCTATCCGGCA
- the helD gene encoding RNA polymerase recycling motor HelD, with protein sequence MSMELRQEQERVNSVMETITEQINRLEGETSRRRMEVVNIRKHFWDEVKVNIDTFDDYLETIIGLRQEAQALSVSQSTHRHASKRLSALRRMQEVPYFGRIDFIEEGTSTAERIYIGISTLTDTSGENFLIYDWRAPVSSVYYDYQPGPAKYATPGGAIHGILKKKWQYLIRGGIIQSMFDTSLTIGDEILQQVLGKGTDKHMHNIVATIQQEQNRIIRHDRGRMLIVHGAAGSGKTSAALQRIAYLLYKYRDMLNADQIILFSPNSMFNSYVSNVLPELGEENMQQVTFQEYLHHRLKSEFQVEKPYDQLEYVLTAVDNPLYGTRIASIRFKAATRFFEAIKSYRESLELSGMVFKGIIFRGKTIVTAKQIAEKFYSSGTSLRFHSRLEKLKDWLIKQIDEAEKLERTKPWVQEEVELLSNEDYHKAYTYLAEKRGFKGESIHDYEIEPEALARLIVRQKLKPLRKRIKAFRFVNIKEIYKQFFTDPIQIKQWMDREAPEEWPDICLSTVKMLDEGKLFYEDATPFLLMKELIQGFQTNSSIKHIIVDEAQDYSPFQFEFLKRLFPSARMTVLGDFNQAIFAHASEMVDFHTLTGLYGPDETAAINLTRSYRSTRPIVEFTRGLVPDGERITAFERDGERPILTQLSNRAELHRSIASKVADLRKRQYSTIAVICKSAVESTTAYDSLRGIEEIKLVKSGSIEYEQGVVVIPAYLAKGIEFDAVIIYDASAEIYGDESLRRLFYTACTRAMHHLQLYSVGEPSPFLREVAPEMWFCH encoded by the coding sequence ATGAGCATGGAACTTCGCCAGGAGCAAGAACGAGTAAACAGCGTAATGGAGACAATTACAGAGCAAATCAATAGATTGGAGGGCGAAACTTCCAGGCGTCGGATGGAAGTTGTGAATATCCGCAAACACTTTTGGGATGAAGTAAAGGTTAATATTGATACCTTCGACGATTATCTTGAGACGATCATCGGCTTGAGACAAGAGGCTCAAGCTCTGTCCGTAAGCCAAAGCACCCATAGACATGCATCTAAGAGATTATCTGCGCTGCGGCGTATGCAAGAGGTGCCTTATTTTGGCCGAATCGATTTCATTGAAGAAGGAACTTCAACTGCGGAACGAATCTATATCGGCATCTCTACGCTCACGGATACAAGCGGAGAAAATTTCCTTATTTACGACTGGAGGGCTCCGGTCTCGAGTGTCTACTACGACTACCAGCCTGGTCCCGCCAAGTATGCTACACCTGGAGGTGCCATCCATGGCATACTGAAGAAAAAGTGGCAATATCTCATCCGCGGCGGCATTATCCAATCTATGTTCGATACCAGTCTCACTATTGGTGACGAGATTTTACAGCAGGTGCTTGGTAAAGGTACTGACAAACATATGCACAATATAGTAGCCACCATTCAACAGGAGCAAAACCGGATCATCCGGCACGATCGCGGGCGGATGCTCATTGTACACGGCGCTGCCGGCAGCGGTAAGACATCGGCTGCCCTGCAGCGGATTGCTTATTTACTCTATAAATATCGAGATATGCTGAATGCCGATCAAATCATTCTTTTTTCGCCTAATTCGATGTTTAATAGTTACGTTTCCAATGTGTTGCCAGAACTCGGCGAAGAGAATATGCAGCAGGTCACATTCCAGGAATACTTGCATCATAGGCTGAAAAGTGAGTTTCAAGTTGAGAAGCCTTACGATCAATTGGAATATGTTTTGACTGCAGTGGATAATCCATTATACGGAACAAGGATTGCGAGCATCCGATTCAAGGCTGCCACCCGTTTTTTTGAGGCGATCAAATCATACAGAGAGTCACTGGAATTATCCGGAATGGTATTCAAAGGGATTATCTTCAGAGGAAAGACAATTGTTACTGCTAAACAAATCGCGGAAAAGTTTTATAGCAGCGGCACCTCGCTTCGCTTTCATAGCAGGCTTGAAAAATTGAAGGATTGGCTAATTAAGCAAATAGATGAAGCCGAGAAGCTTGAACGGACTAAGCCATGGGTACAGGAGGAAGTCGAACTGCTTAGCAATGAGGATTATCATAAGGCATATACCTACTTAGCTGAAAAACGCGGCTTTAAAGGAGAGTCAATTCATGATTATGAAATCGAGCCTGAAGCGTTAGCCCGCTTGATAGTTCGCCAGAAGTTAAAGCCGTTGCGAAAACGGATCAAGGCATTTCGTTTCGTCAACATTAAGGAAATATACAAGCAGTTTTTTACCGATCCCATCCAGATCAAACAGTGGATGGACCGGGAAGCACCCGAGGAGTGGCCGGATATTTGCCTATCGACTGTGAAAATGCTGGACGAAGGTAAACTATTTTACGAAGATGCTACTCCGTTTTTACTAATGAAAGAGCTGATTCAAGGCTTTCAGACGAACAGCTCAATCAAACATATAATTGTAGACGAGGCGCAAGATTATTCTCCGTTTCAATTCGAGTTTTTGAAACGTTTGTTTCCTTCGGCAAGAATGACCGTGCTCGGTGACTTTAACCAAGCAATATTCGCCCATGCCAGCGAAATGGTCGATTTCCACACGCTTACTGGCTTATACGGTCCGGATGAAACAGCTGCGATCAACTTGACCCGCAGCTACAGATCCACAAGACCGATCGTCGAATTTACACGCGGACTCGTACCAGACGGCGAACGGATTACCGCTTTTGAACGCGATGGCGAGCGGCCTATATTGACGCAACTGTCCAATCGTGCTGAATTGCATCGCTCCATAGCTTCCAAAGTTGCAGACTTACGGAAACGGCAGTATAGCACAATAGCGGTTATATGCAAATCTGCAGTGGAAAGCACCACTGCATACGATTCCTTGAGAGGCATCGAAGAAATTAAGCTCGTGAAGAGTGGATCGATTGAATACGAGCAAGGCGTTGTCGTCATACCGGCGTATTTGGCCAAAGGTATTGAATTCGACGCGGTTATTATTTACGACGCATCAGCGGAAATATACGGAGATGAGAGCCTGCGTAGATTGTTTTATACTGCCTGCACACGGGCTATGCATCACTTGCAACTATACAGTGTAGGCGAACCGAGCCCCTTTTTGCGCGAGGTTGCGCCGGAAATGTGGTTTTGTCATTAA
- a CDS encoding MDR family MFS transporter, which produces MSAKTENNNEAFSIKTIIGPLLAVIVGMIMVILDSTAMNVALPGIVEDFKSDVSTMQWSITGYTLALAAVIPLAGWMTDRFGAKKIFLITIALFTLGSVLCSVAQNPEQLIIYRVIQGLGGGMVAPIGMAMVFRLAPPDKMGAVMGTLGVPMLLAPALGPVLAGYLVEYVTWHWIFLINLPIGIIALLVGMKFLPKVERKTVPSLDFLGIILAPIAFAMLAYGVSGGGKSWSSTETLTGLIVGGVALIIFIFVELRQKQPLLELRVFGSSDFRKGIVIAWLSQIALFGVMIIVPLFLQTVRGYGALDTGLILLPQALASGVIMPIGGRLYDKIGARPLAITGLSIITGALFMLSRISMDTTTGFIITCLVMMGAGMGLSMMAINTHVLQSAPRHLVSRVTPLTTAAQQVMVSFAVAGMTGFLTSRITDHMTETANPIEAAVAAYGDTFLLAAGIVLAGALLGTILRRPKQQPAHAPDDETKDANAAMMAGH; this is translated from the coding sequence ATGTCAGCAAAAACAGAAAATAACAATGAGGCATTTTCCATTAAAACCATCATAGGACCACTACTAGCTGTCATTGTTGGTATGATAATGGTAATTCTTGATAGTACGGCGATGAATGTTGCGCTTCCTGGAATAGTGGAAGATTTTAAATCTGATGTTTCGACCATGCAATGGTCCATTACAGGTTATACGCTTGCATTAGCAGCTGTCATTCCTTTAGCTGGTTGGATGACGGACCGATTTGGGGCAAAAAAGATATTTTTAATTACGATCGCCTTGTTTACGCTTGGTTCTGTTCTATGTTCTGTTGCACAAAACCCTGAACAGCTAATCATCTATCGGGTTATTCAAGGGCTGGGCGGAGGAATGGTTGCTCCAATAGGAATGGCCATGGTTTTTCGACTTGCTCCTCCGGATAAAATGGGGGCCGTAATGGGAACACTTGGGGTTCCAATGCTATTGGCACCTGCACTAGGGCCTGTTTTAGCAGGATATCTTGTAGAATACGTTACTTGGCACTGGATTTTCCTTATTAATTTGCCAATCGGTATAATTGCACTATTGGTTGGAATGAAATTTTTGCCGAAAGTTGAACGTAAGACCGTTCCATCGCTTGATTTTTTAGGAATCATATTAGCACCTATCGCATTCGCGATGCTAGCCTATGGAGTGAGTGGAGGGGGTAAAAGCTGGTCTTCAACAGAAACTCTTACCGGATTAATTGTAGGTGGAGTTGCTCTCATTATTTTCATTTTCGTTGAACTTCGTCAAAAGCAGCCTTTATTGGAGCTGAGAGTTTTTGGATCATCTGACTTTAGAAAAGGGATTGTGATTGCATGGTTGTCTCAAATCGCTTTATTTGGGGTTATGATTATTGTCCCGTTATTTTTACAAACAGTTAGAGGTTACGGTGCTTTAGATACTGGTTTAATTCTACTTCCACAAGCTCTAGCGTCAGGTGTTATAATGCCGATCGGCGGGCGTTTATATGATAAAATAGGCGCTCGTCCTTTAGCCATAACAGGCTTGTCTATTATTACTGGAGCTCTATTTATGCTTTCACGAATTTCTATGGATACTACTACTGGATTTATCATTACATGTTTAGTGATGATGGGAGCAGGAATGGGTCTATCCATGATGGCGATTAATACACATGTTCTTCAATCTGCTCCAAGGCATCTTGTTAGTCGTGTCACACCATTAACAACAGCAGCTCAACAAGTAATGGTTTCATTTGCGGTAGCAGGTATGACTGGGTTCCTAACGTCAAGAATCACTGATCATATGACAGAAACAGCTAATCCAATTGAAGCAGCCGTTGCTGCCTATGGTGACACATTCCTTCTAGCTGCAGGGATTGTATTAGCTGGGGCACTTCTAGGAACAATCCTTCGTAGACCAAAACAACAGCCGGCACATGCACCAGATGATGAAACAAAAGACGCGAATGCTGCAATGATGGCAGGACATTAA